A genome region from Salvia splendens isolate huo1 chromosome 19, SspV2, whole genome shotgun sequence includes the following:
- the LOC121779184 gene encoding anthocyanidin 5,3-O-glucosyltransferase-like, whose amino-acid sequence MGVEAAQREREPAVWLGSRHDGGWPSPVSFLAASVGNARAGVGAIQVDMAVVMMSTSLVPLSAVCCSWSRSTDIVPASDTGPKPVPALHLETTPLAAIREGKCNNAGRAPPIFCVGQLLAAQDRDTAGEHSCLKWLDKQPSKSVVYICFGSLGLVSASQLKEIAEGLERSGHRFLWVVRSPPPEDKSKTFLPPSEPDLDALLPPGFVDRTRERGMVVKGWAPQVAVLSHVAVGGLVTHCGWNSALEAVWEGVPMATWPLYAEQHFNRVVMVEGLGVAVGVEEGKGGLVAAEEVERGVRELMEGVSVRKVLEEKRKEARAAMEEGGESVAAMGKLIDLWKS is encoded by the exons ATGGGGGTGGAGgcggcacaaagggagcgggagccgGCGGTGTGGCTGGGGTCACGGCACGACGGCGGCTGGCCGTCGCCtgtttccttccttgcggccagTGTTGGGaacgctcgggccggcgtcggggctatcCAA gtcgacatggcggttgtgatgatgtcgacctcacTCGTCCCGCTCTCTGCCGTCTGttgttcctggag CCGGTCGACTGacattgtaccggcgagcgacACGGGACCAAAACCTGTCCCCGCTTTG CACTTAGAAACTACGCCGCTCGCAGCAATTCGTGAAGGAAAATGCAACAACGCCGGCCGCGCCCCGCCAATATTCTGCGTGGGGCAGCTCTTAGCGGCCCAAGACAGAGACACCGCCGGCGAACACAGCTGCCTAAAATGGCTCGACAAACAGCCTAGCAAAAGCGTCGTCtacatatgcttcggcagtctAGGTTTAGTCTCAGCATCTCAATTAAAAGAGATAGCTGAGGGTTTAGAGAGAAGCGGCCACAGATTCCTGTGGGTGGTCCGGTCGCCGCCGCCGGAGGACAAATCCAAAACGTTCCTACCGCCTTCGGAGCCGGACTTGGATGCTCTCCTGCCGCCCGGGTTCGTAGACAGGACGAGGGAGAGGGGGATGGTGGTGAAGGGGTGGGCCCCGCAGGTGGCGGTTTTGAGCCACGTGGCGGTGGGAGGGTTGGTGACGCACTGTGGGTGGAACTCGGCTCTGGAGGCGGTGTGGGAGGGCGTGCCGATGGCCACGTGGCCGCTCTACGCGGAGCAGCATTTTAATAGGGTGGTGATGGTGGAGGGGCTGGGGGTGGCGGTGGGGGTGGAGGAGGGGAAGGGGGGGCTGGtggcggcggaggaggtggaGAGGGGAGTGAGGGAGTTGATGGAGGGTGTGAGTGTGAGGAAGGTGTTGGAGGAGAAGAGGAAGGAGGCGAGGGCGGCGATGGAGGAGGGAGGTGAGTCTGTTGCTGCGATGGGAAAGCTTATTGATTTGTGGAAGTCTTGA
- the LOC121779186 gene encoding uncharacterized protein LOC121779186 produces the protein MTSVEAQLANISTQMTSMVKAVSSMHLNSQPQIVAMVKCGLCQGGHHTDQCQMIQSQETVEDVNYIGNNRQGFSQGGQFNNNHQNWKPQQQGNWNQAGSSNNGGNQWRNNSQSPGFDKKPSLEDQMGQIFSFMSKSQKENDFFKEKTIEKFGQLEASMKNLETQIGQLATASHTRTPGTIPSDTVPNPKGNEHCKAGTLRSGRNLDSMPLMDDQDISLVDLFTNFPRFSKFFKDMLANKEKLQDEGIVALSTNCSQLISGIMPTKRRDPGGCIIPIDNNAPPVEKYDATSTLKSMITIPIDNRYLDPV, from the exons ATGACATCGGTTGAGGCACAACTAGCTAATATTAGCACCCAAATGACATCGATGGTTAAAGCAGTATCTTCCATGCATCTGAACTCACAACCTCAAATTGTTGCAATGGTTAAATGTGGACTGTGTCAAGGTGGGCATCACACAGATCAATGCCAAATGATCCAATCCCAAGAAACAGTTGAAGATGTGAATTACATAGGCAATAACCGCCAAGGTTTTAGCCAAGGGGGTCAATTCAACAACAATCATCAGAACTGGAAACCTCAACAACAAGGGAATTGGAACCAAGCTGGGTCAAGTAACAATGGTGGGAACCAATGGCGAAACAACTCCCAATCCCCTGGTTTTGATAAGAAACCTTCACTAGAAGATCAGATGGGACAGATATTCTCTTTCATGTCAAAGAGTCAAAAAGAGAATGATTTCTTCAAAGAGAAAACAATTGAGAAGTTTGGACAGCTCGAGGCTTCTATGAAGAATTTGGAAACACAAATAGGGCAGCTTGCTACAGCTTCTCATACAAGAACTCCCGGCACCATTCCAAGTGATACAGTGCCCAACCCCAAGGGAAATGAACATTGCAAAGCAGGCACCCTGAGAAGCGGAAGAAATTTGGATTCAATGCCTTTAATGGACGAccaag ACATCTCATTGGTGGATCTTTTCACCAATTTCCCGAGATTCTCCAAGTTCTTCAAAGACATGTTGGCGAACAAGGAGAAACTTCAAGATGAGGGGATTGTGGCATTGAGCACGAATTGCTCACAACTGATATCTGGAATCATGCCGACGAAGAGAAGAGATCCAGGAGGTTGCATCATACCGATTGATAACAATGCTCCTCCTGTGGAAAAGTATGATGCAACCTCTACCTTGAAAAGTATGATAACAATACCGATTGATAACCGCTACCTTGATCCAGTCTAG
- the LOC121778286 gene encoding probable carotenoid cleavage dioxygenase 4, chloroplastic, producing METLLSSTLPNSLPFSDASFVGKAKHRRQTIIRRRGKPTPKQTTASSIQRQNPSLHEKIFKPLHNLISTFPTKNLPPHLDPNHILSGNFSPAAELPPTPCDVEIGPLPPCLDGAYIQNGPNPQFTPLPPYYYTDGDGMLHSLKISGGAATFCSRFVKTFKYKTERDLGYPVLPNAVAFFISNLRASMLLTAARFMSFQFNPFADGIGTANTSVALVAGRLLALAETDLPYEIRITPDGDIETVCRRQFGGGDGGERFLTMTAHPKTDPDTGETFAFRYFVTPPFLTFFRFDSDGIKQADVEIFSMNAASLVHDFAITKSFAVFPDPQIVIDPMRILIGKPVMGADLGKTPRLGVIPRYAVDEKEMYWMETPGLNIVHTVNAWEEGGGGKIVVVASNVLCVDRALSDLDQIILEKIVIDAAEKKIVARYRVSRRNLDFGAINARYSGKKNRYVYAAMLESMPKMVGLVKLDLSLSDSEDCTVSSRMYGPGCYGSEPVFVAREGAEEEDDGYLVVYVNNEKTEESHFVVMDAKSPTLETVAAVKLPRRVPQGFHSIFVNQSDLLKL from the exons ATGGAAACCCTACTTTCCTCTACCCTTCCAAATTCTCTTCCATTTTCCGACGCTTCATTCGTCGGCAAAGCAAAGCACCGCCGCCAAACCATAATCCGCCGCCGTGGAAAGCCGACGCCAAAACAAACCACGGCATCCTCAATCCAAAGGCAAAACCCATCTCTCCACGAAAAAATCTTCAAGCCATTGCATAATCTCATATCCACCTTCCCCACCAAGAATCTCCCTCCTCATCTCGACCCAAACCACATCCTCTCCGGCAACTTCTCCCCCGCCGCCGAGCTCCCTCCCACCCCCTGCGATGTCGAAATCGGCCCCCTCCCGCCGTGCCTCGACGGCGCCTACATCCAAAACGGCCCCAACCCTCAGTTCACCCCTCTCCCGCCTTACTACTACACCGACGGCGACGGAATGCTCCACTCCCTCAAAATCTCCGGCGGCGCCGCCACCTTCTGCAGCCGCTTCGTCAAAACCTTCAAATACAAAACCGAGCGAGACCTCGGGTACCCCGTCCTCCCCAACGCCGTCGCTTTCTTCATCAGCAATCTCAGAGCTTCAATGCTGCTCACGGCCGCCAGATTTATGTCGTTCCAATTCAATCCGTTCGCAGACGGCATCGGCACCGCCAACACGAGCGTCGCTCTCGTCGCCGGACGCCTCCTCGCCCTAGCCGAAACCGATCTCCCCTACGAAATCCGAATCACGCCGGATGGAGACATCGAAACCGTCTGCCGCCGCCAATTCGGCGGCGGAGACGGCGGAGAGCGGTTCCTCACCATGACCGCGCATCCGAAAACCGATCCCGACACCGGCGAGACCTTCGCATTCCGCTACTTCGTAACTCCTCCCTTCCTCACATTTTTCCGGTTTGATTCCGACGGAATTAAACAAGCCGACGTCGAAATTTTCTCCATGAATGCAGCTTCATTAGTCCACGATTTCGCAATCACGAAAAGCTTCGCGGTGTTTCCAGATCCGCAGATCGTGATCGATCCTATGCGGATTTTGATCGGGAAACCGGTGATGGGGGCGGATTTGGGGAAAACGCCGAGGCTGGGGGTGATTCCGAGGTACGCGGTGGATGAGAAGGAGATGTATTGGATGGAGACGCCGGGGTTGAACATCGTGCACACGGTGAACGCGTGGGAGGAAGGCGGAGGCGGTAAAATAGTGGTGGTGGCGTCGAATGTGTTGTGCGTTGATCGCGCTTTAAGTGATTTGGATCAGATAATTTTGGAGAAGATAGTGATAGATGCTGCGGAGAAGAAGATCGTCGCTAGATATCGTGTTTCTAGAAGGAATCTCGACTTTGGCGCCATTAATGCTCGATATTCCGGGAAGAAGAATAG GTATGTTTATGCGGCGATGCTTGAAAGCATGCCTAAAATGGTAGGTTTGGTGAAGCTAGATCTATCGTTATCGGACTCGGAGGATTGTACGGTGTCAAGCCGCATGTACGGGCCGGGGTGCTACGGAAGCGAGCCAGTTTTCGTGGCGAGGGAGGgcgcggaggaggaggatgatggATACTTGGTGGTGTACGTGAACAATGAGAAGACGGAAGAGTCGCATTTTGTGGTGATGGATGCTAAATCACCCACGCTTGAAACTGTTGCTGCTGTTAAGCTGCCTCGTAGAGTGCCTCAAGGCTTTCATTCTATCTTCGTGAACCAAAGTGACCTCCTCAAACTGTGA